The following coding sequences lie in one Calidithermus timidus DSM 17022 genomic window:
- the dxs gene encoding 1-deoxy-D-xylulose-5-phosphate synthase, which translates to MVLDKVNSPSDLKALSEAELLALAEELRSEIIRVCAQNGGHLASSLGAVELIVALHRVFDSPRDRILFDVGHQAYAHKLLTGRKGVFHTIRQEGGISGFTKVSESEHDAITVGHASTSLANAIGMAIARDTLGENYHIVSVIGDGALTGGMALAALNVIGEQQRKMLIVLNDNEMSISENVGALNRFFKELQVKKWVQDTERWGRGVLETISPRLFNLVDRAKEAAKLVLHQENPFYAWGLRYVGPVDGHNLKGLVHLLQELKELDGPTILHIVTQKGKGYKVAEADPIYWHGPPGFNPAKPEKVSKGYSWSAAFGDAVTELAHLEPRLFVITPAMREGSGLVKYSQTHPSRYLDTGICEDVAATAAAGMALRGLKPVLAIYSTFLQRAYDQVIHDIAIEKLDVVLAVDRAGIVGGDGATHNGVFDIAYLRTVPNVQIAAPKDALELRAMLKKALELGGPVAIRYARDNVEKAPEGSWPDIAWGRWEVLKEGSKAYILGFGKTLSYALEAAGDNPEVGVVNARFLKPLDREMLEKLALEGYKLVTVEDHQKMGGFGSAVLEALSEMGFKPDIRVLGLPDVFFDHGSIARMHREAGIDASAILEALAQMGVRVRRVGATDS; encoded by the coding sequence TTGGTACTCGACAAAGTCAATAGCCCGTCTGACCTCAAGGCTCTTTCCGAAGCCGAGCTCTTGGCCCTGGCCGAGGAACTGCGCAGCGAGATCATCCGAGTGTGCGCTCAAAACGGTGGGCACCTGGCCTCTTCGCTCGGCGCCGTCGAGCTGATCGTGGCATTGCACAGGGTCTTCGACTCACCCCGCGACCGCATCCTCTTCGACGTAGGACACCAGGCTTACGCCCACAAACTCCTCACCGGGCGCAAGGGGGTCTTCCACACCATCCGCCAGGAAGGGGGCATCTCCGGCTTTACCAAAGTCAGCGAGTCGGAGCACGACGCCATCACCGTGGGCCACGCCAGCACCTCGCTGGCCAACGCCATCGGCATGGCCATCGCCCGCGACACCCTGGGCGAGAACTACCACATCGTGAGCGTCATCGGCGACGGCGCGCTCACCGGGGGCATGGCCCTGGCCGCGCTCAACGTCATCGGCGAGCAGCAACGCAAGATGCTGATCGTGCTCAACGACAACGAGATGAGCATCAGCGAGAACGTGGGCGCCCTCAACCGCTTCTTCAAGGAGTTGCAGGTCAAGAAGTGGGTACAGGACACTGAGCGGTGGGGCCGGGGGGTGCTCGAGACCATCTCCCCCAGGCTGTTCAACCTCGTCGACCGGGCCAAGGAAGCCGCCAAGCTGGTGCTGCACCAGGAGAACCCCTTCTATGCCTGGGGCCTGCGCTACGTGGGGCCGGTCGACGGGCACAACCTCAAGGGCCTGGTTCACCTCCTGCAGGAGCTCAAGGAACTCGACGGGCCCACCATCTTGCACATCGTCACCCAGAAGGGCAAGGGCTACAAGGTGGCCGAGGCCGACCCCATCTACTGGCACGGCCCACCCGGCTTCAACCCCGCAAAGCCCGAGAAGGTCTCCAAGGGCTACTCCTGGTCGGCGGCCTTCGGGGATGCGGTGACCGAGCTCGCCCACCTCGAGCCCCGCCTCTTCGTCATCACCCCGGCCATGCGCGAGGGCTCGGGGCTGGTAAAGTACTCGCAGACCCACCCCAGCCGCTACCTCGACACCGGCATCTGCGAGGACGTGGCCGCCACCGCCGCCGCGGGGATGGCTCTGCGCGGCCTCAAACCGGTGCTGGCGATCTACTCCACCTTCTTGCAGCGGGCCTACGACCAGGTGATCCACGACATCGCCATCGAAAAGCTGGACGTGGTGCTCGCCGTGGACCGCGCGGGCATCGTGGGCGGCGACGGCGCAACCCACAACGGTGTGTTCGACATCGCCTATCTGCGCACCGTTCCCAACGTGCAGATCGCGGCGCCTAAGGACGCCCTCGAGCTGCGGGCTATGCTCAAAAAAGCCCTCGAGCTTGGTGGTCCCGTCGCCATCCGCTACGCCCGTGACAACGTGGAGAAAGCTCCCGAAGGGAGCTGGCCCGACATCGCGTGGGGCAGGTGGGAGGTGCTGAAGGAGGGTTCGAAAGCCTACATCCTCGGCTTTGGCAAAACCCTCAGCTACGCCCTCGAGGCCGCGGGTGACAACCCCGAAGTCGGCGTGGTCAACGCCCGCTTCCTCAAGCCGCTCGACCGCGAGATGCTGGAAAAGCTGGCCCTGGAAGGCTACAAGCTGGTCACGGTGGAGGACCACCAGAAGATGGGCGGCTTTGGCTCGGCGGTGCTCGAGGCCCTGAGCGAGATGGGCTTCAAGCCCGACATCCGGGTGCTGGGCCTGCCCGATGTGTTCTTCGACCACGGCTCCATCGCCCGCATGCACCGCGAAGCGGGCATCGACGCTTCGGCCATCCTCGAGGCCCTGGCGCAGATGGGGGTGCGGGTGCGCAGGGTGGGGGCTACCGATAGCTGA